The DNA sequence CAGGCCACCGGATACCAACTCGCCAAGGTCCCCGATCTGCCGCTCCCCGAAGTGCTGGAGCCCGCGCTGCGCAACACCATATTTGCGCGCCGAGTACACCACTATTTCCGGATCGAATCGACGAACACCGAAGCGATGCAGGCCGCTGCCGCCGGCGCACCCGAAGGCAGTGTCTTTCTCGCCGAAGAACAGACTGCCGGTCGCGGACGCGGCGGCCACTCGTGGACCTCGCCGCCCTCCACCGGAATTTACTGCTCCGTCGTTCTTCGTCCTGCGCTCTCACCTGGCGACGCGCTCCTGCTTTCCTTGATCTCCGGGCTGGCCGTCGCCGAGGCAGTTCGCCAGGTCTCCGGAATCACGCCCGACCTGCGCTGGCCCAACGACCTGATGATCGGCGACAAGAAGTTCTGCGGCATCCTCACCGAGATGAATGCCGAAGTAACCCGCGTGCGACACGCCGTAGTCGGCATCGGCATCAACGTGAATCAACCGGAGTTCCCGCCCGACCTGGCTGAAATCGCAACCTCTCTTCTCACCGAAGGAAAGCGGGAATGCTCGCGCGTCGAACTCACCGCAGCCTTGTTACAATCGCTCGACAGGGAGTACAAGGCGTTAACGTCTGATCCCGCCACCGCACGTAAGCAGATCTTCGAGCGCTTTGAGCATTCTTCGAGTTACGCGCGTGGCAGGCACGTCACGGTTGACGAAGATGGCGGCTACGAAGGCATCACCGCCGGGTTGGACGAGCGCGGCTTCCTGCTTGTCGAAACATTCAAGGGTACGAAAACGGTCTTATCAGGAACGGTTAGGCCAAAATAAGCAACACGTTCGCAATGCTTTTGCTAACTACTAGCTCCTAACTACTAGCTACTATGCTTTTGGTCTTAGATGTAGGTAACACCAACACGGTACTCGGCGTATTTCGCTCGAAGCCCGACGGCACATTCGGCGAACTTCGTGCGCACTGGCGCGTCTCCACCAACAAGACACAGACCGTCGACGAATACGGCGTGCTCTTCCGCAATCTGTTCGCGATGGCCGGCATCGATCTCGGCCCGCTCAGCGGAATCGTCGTCTCCTCCGTAGTGCCGCCGCTCGACACCACGTTGCGCGAGGTCTGCGAAAAGTACTTCTCCACGAAGGCGCTCTTCATCGAGCCCGGCGTGAAGACCGGCATGCCCGTTCACTACGACAACCCTCTGGAAGTCGGCGCCGATCGTGTGGTCAACAGCGTTGCCGCCTTCGAGAAGTACGGCGGCCCCTGCGTCATCGTGGACTTCGGCACGGCCACCACCTTCGACGCCGTCTCCGCCAAGGGCGAGTATCTCGGAGGCGTGATTTGTCCCGGCATCGGCATTTCCGCCGAGGCGCTCTTTGAACGGACCGCCCGCCTTCCTCGCGTGGACACCCGTAAGCCTGCTCGCGTGATCGGCACCAACACCGTCGCCAGCATGCAATCGGGCTTGTTCTACGGATACCTCGGACTGGTGGATGGAATCCTCGCCCGTCTGCTCGGCGAATTGGGCAAGGACACGAAGGTGGTCGCCACCGGCGGCCTGGCACCGCTCATCGGCGAAAACTCCGAGTACATCAAACACGTCGACGACCTGCTCACGCTCGAAGGCTTGAAGATCATCTACGAACGGAATGCGGCTACGGCCAAGCGTCGCGGTTCGGCCAAATAGCTACTCACAATACGGCTGGATATCGAACGGCGGGATCGCTGGCAACCCGTCCAACTCGCCTGTCCAGCCTTTGCATCGTGTCGGCTGGGCCGCCCTCCGCACCTTGTTGTTCAGGTCTCGCGCTTCCACTTTCGCCTTGGCCGCCTCCGAACTGCCCAGGTCCGATTCCACCCACGACAAATCTGCCGAAACGTCTATGCCTGCCTCCCGTGCCACGTAAAGCCACATATACGCTTCGCGCTTATTGATCGGAACTCGACCGGAAAGTAAAAGCTTCGCCAGCCGGAACTGCGCATACGGGAGTCCCTGTTCGGAGGCAACACGAAACCATCGCACCGCGTCCGCTGGAGCTTCCCGAATCAACATCAATTCCCCCAGCAAATACGCCGCGAACGGATTCCCCTCGTCCGCTGCCGCCTGCAACCATTTCTCGCCGTCGCGACGACTCCCACCATACGCACCGGTGAAGTACAGCCTGCCCAATAGGTACTCCGCGAAATGACTGCCCCGGTTAATTGCCTTTTGATACTGCTCCGCAGCCTTGCTCGGATTACTGCCGCTCTCATCGTAGATCGTACCCAGCGCGATGATGGCCGGCAGGTACCCTAAGTCGGCGGACTTGGTCATCAAATCCAAGCCTCTTATGTTGTCGCGATTATTTGGGCTGCCGCCCGTCAGCTTATTCAGTGCCTCGTCGTAGATAGCGCGCGGATCGTTCTGCGCCAGGCACGACGCCGTTAAGAGAAGAAATGCAAGAATCGCACGCACAAGCGGAATCTATACCGCTCAACGAACCCCTGCAAGACATAGCTGACACGAAAGTTCCTGATACTGTTCGAATGAAACTCGCAGGGACGAATCACGGCGGAGTTCATTCGTCCCAAAATGGAACCGCGCTCACGACAACTATGGCCGACTTCATCGCCGATGGAATTACACTTCTCGGAACCTTGTACTTAAGAGGAAGAATGATCACCCACAAATTCTTTGCCGTCATCGCTGCCTTAATGATTTTGACCGGAACTCTCGCGGCCCAGGCCGCTGCGCCCGCTGGATGGAAGCTCGTTTGGAGCGACGAGTTCAAAGGCAATCGTCTCGACTCGAGCAAGTGGAACGTGCTGACGCGCGAACAGAGCAAGCACGACGAACTCCAGTATTACGTTCCCGACGAAGTGTACGTTGAGAATGGATCGCTGCGCTTGCGCAGTCGTGTGCGCGATTTCGGCGGCATGCACTACACCAGCGGACGCGTGGACACCAGCCGCAAGTTCGCCGTCACTTACGGGCGTTTCGAGATCCGCGCCAAGCTTCCCGGCGGCAAGGGACTGTGGCCGGCGCACTGGCTGTATCCGCAGAATCGCGATTGGGCCATGGAACGCCTGATGGCCGCCGCCGTCGCCGCCGGAGACGAGCGACTCATTCCCGAAGAACGTCCCTGGTACACCGAAATCGACATCATGGAATTCCTCGGCCACGAGACCAACGTCGTTTACGGCACGCTGCACTACTACACATTCAAAGGCGAAAAGAAGGCGACTTCCGGCACCTGGCGTGGCAATGTCGATTACACGAAGGACTTTCACGTTTACGCGCTTGAGTGGGAGCCCGACGCAATCCGCTGGTATGTGGACGACCAACTCATCTACACCACTGTGAATGGCGTCCCGCACACGCCACACTACCTGATCCTGAACACCGCTGTCGGCGGAGGTTGGCCCGGCAATCCGGATAACACCACCGTCTTTCCGCAGTTCCACGACGTCGACTACGTGCGGGTGTACCAGCGCGCGCGTGATTGATCGCAGGCGTGCCACTTCGCAGGTTTAAACTGGAAGTGGTGGAAAACTACTTCAATTACTTCACGGAGATCGAGGAGCATTTTCAGCGTCGCCGTGGCAGCATTCTACTGCTGAACACGCTCGACTGGGCGCTCATCGAGACGTGGAAGGATGCGGGCATTCCGCTGGAAGCTGTGCTGCGAGGCATTGACGAGTCGTTCGACAAGTACGACCAGCGCCCCTCGAAGTCCCGCAAGGTGAACAGTCTCGCCTATTGTGCGCAGGAGGTTCTCGCCGCCGCCGAAGAGATGAAGCAGGCCGCTGCCGGAACCGCTCCGTCGCCGGAGAGCAAGCCCGCCCGCGACACCGGATTCGAAGGACAACGCATCGCCACATTCCTTCGCGCCAATGCCGACGCGCTGGCGAAAAACTCGGCACCTGTGGCCCGCCAGATGGCTGACGACATTCGCCTGATGGCGGCCGATATTGACACACAGACCTCTCCGAAACTCGAGGATGTCGAGCGCCGCCTTACCATGATGGAAGAAAAACTTGTGGCATCGCTGATGGCCGGCGCCAAAGACGAAGACCTGGTCGCGATCCGCGCCGAAGCCGATCGCGAACTCGCACCCTATCGCCGCAAAATGCCCGCCGCCCAGATCGACCACCTTCAGCGGCAATTCATGCAGAAACGCCTGCTCGAGAAAGCGGGCATTCCTCGCTTGAGTCTGTTCTACTTGTAAGCAATGCAACTCACGATCGAAAAACTCGTTTATGGAGGCGACGGCCTCGCGCGCCTTGAGCAGGCAGACGGCAAGCGCAAGACTGTTTTCGTGCCGCTTGTGCTTCCGGGCGAAACCGTGGAAGTGACGTTGGTCGAAGAGCGCCCGGGCTTTGCGCGGGCAAAACTCGAAAGCGTCGTCGAGCCATCTCCGAGTCGCACCGCCTCGCCGTGCCCCTACTTCGGCGAATGCGGCGGATGCCATTACCAGCACGCGCCCTACGAAAAGCAGCTTGAGTTGAAGTCGTCAGTGCTTCGCGAAACAGTCTCGCGCATCGCGAAAGTGGATCTTCCAGAGATCACCTTGCACGCCTCTCCGCCGCTTCACTATCGCAACCGCACTCGCATGAGGTTGGTCGCGACACCCTCCGGCGAATCGAAGTTTGTGATCGGCTACAACCGCCTCGCATCGCATCGCGTCCTGCCGGTTCGCGAATGCCCGATCAGTTCACCGCTCATCAATCGCGCACTCCAGGGGATCTGGTCCATTGCGGCTACGCACGAAGCACCAGCGGGCCTGGCGGAAATCGAGTTCTTTGCCGATTCCACCGACGAAAAACTTCAGCTTGAATTTCTCACGGAAACCTCCGCTGACGACTCGACTCTGAGAGCCTTCGCGCGCGAGATTGCCGATGCGGCCCCTGCCATTGCAGGCATCTCGCGTATCCCGCGTCCCCGCCGCGAGCACAATGACACGACCTCTGCTCCCGAGCTTGACACCGATATCACTGTTCGCGCCACCGCGCTCGCTGGGCGGCCCGATCTCACCTACGACATTGCCGAATACAAATATCGTGTCAGCGCCGGATCGTTTTTCCAGACCAATCGTCACCTCACTTCGAAGCTGATCGAGTTGGTCACGAATGGTGCCAACGGGAAGCGCGCACTCGACCTCTACGCCGGCGTCGGACTTTTCACCTTGCCTCTGGCAAAAAGCTTCGAGCGCGTCACGTCCGTCGAGTCTGCGGCCTCATCGTTCCGCGATCTCGTCGCCAATGCACCCGCCAACGTGAAGCCGATTGAATCCACCACGGAGGCGTTCCTGCAAAAGCTTTCCGGTTCCAAACCGGATTTTGTAGTCGCAGATCCGCCACGCTCAGGCTTGGGGAAACGCGTAACCGCAGCGCTGGTCAAACTTCAGCCGCGTGAAGTGGCTTGCGTGTCTTGCGACCCTTCCACCCTCGCCCGCGACCTGCCCGCCCTGCTTGCTGCCGGATATCGCATTCGCGAAGCTCATCTCGTGGACCTTTTCCCCCAGACATTTCACATCGAAACCGTGCTGCGATTGGTTCGGTGAATTGGCGAGCTAAATGCTGCAAGGTCCGTTTCGGGACTGGTGCGACCTTCTAAACTCGGCTCTGGTTGCGGTTTTTCCATGAGCGCGCGCCAAGCGGCGAGCACAATGAATTCGTGCTCCCGGCCGATCACGAGATCCGACATCCTCGTGCTCCGATGTTCACCTTCGCGCTCGCGTTAGGTGGCGGCATTCTATTGGGCAATCTGCTCTGGCGGCCTCCGATTTGGTTGGGGATATTCGCCAGTGTCTGTCTCGTCAGTACCGCGATTCTCTGCTCGAAACATCCACGATTTGCATGGCTTGTTGCTCATGGCGCGGTCATCGCGCTCGGCTGGATTGCTTTCGTCGGACACGCCAGCCAGTCCGCTGCTACCGCTGCTGATTCCGCTATCAACGATTTCCTCTCCGGACAGGAGGTCACGTTCATCGGCACGGTTCAGCGCGAACCCGGCGCATTCGCATCTGCGACCCGTAACTTCCTCCAACTCGATCTTGCGACCGAGTCACTGACCGATGCTACCCACAGTCGCACAACTCACGCTGGAATCCGACTTAACATCTATTCGCGAGAACGCGAGGACGAAGAAGCTGAAACCGCAACCGCTTCCCACCCTCGCTTCAAATATGGCGATCGCATCCGAGTCATCGCGAAACTGAGGCCGCCCAAAAACTTCCACAACCCCGGCGCTCTCGACTACGAATCTTACCTCCGGCGACAGGGCATTACTGCACTCGGATCCGCGAAGCTCGAATCCATCGAGTTGCTGGGCAACAACAGCGACCGGATCGGCCGCTGGCGTTCCTACGCCCGCCACAGCATCATCGCCCGTATTCACCAGCTTTGGCCTGAACGCCAGGCCGCCCTCATGGACGCGATGCTTATCGGCGAACGCGCCTTCATCGAGCATGACGTTACCGCCGACTTCCAGCGCTCGGGCACCTATCACGTCCTCGTCGTCTCCGGCATGAACGTCGGCATTCTCTCGTTGCTGGTTTTCTGGCTTCTGCGCCGGTTGCGATTCGGCGAAGTCATCGCCTCCGCGGCCACCGTCATCCTCGCCGCCGGATACGCCTTCCTCTGCGACGGCGGCGCTCCCATCGTTCGCGCCGCGCTCATGCTCGCCATCTTTCTCATTGCGCGGCTGATGTATCGCGACCGTTCGCCACTCAACGCACTCGGCATTGCCGCTGCTCTCGTGCTTCTGTTTGACCCGGCCGCGCTCTTCGATACCAGCTTTCAACTCACGTTCCTCTGCGTGCTCGTAATCGCCGGACTCGCCGTCCCTCTCTTCGAGCGCACCTCCGACCCGTGGCGTCGCGGACTGCGTCACTTCCAGTCCACCATGTTCGACCTGTCCCTTCCGCCGCGCGTAGTGCAGTTCCGTCTCGATCTGCGCTTGCTCCTTTCACGCGTGGAGAGGTTCGCTCCCGAACCGCTGATGCGCTTCCTGACGCTTCGCACTATCGGCGTAGTGCTCACTATCTGGGAAGTGTTCGTAGTTTCCGCCTTGATGCAGGTTGCGCTCGTGCTGCCAATGGCCCGCTATTTCCATCGGGCCACGCTCACTGCTCTGCCCGCGAACATCCTCATCATTCCGCTCACCGGCATCCTGATGCCTGCTTCCGCCGCCGCGCTCGCGCTCTCTTACGTTTCGCAATCGCTCGCGGCTTTGCCGGCATTCATCGCTGGACTGTCACTGCATCTGATCACCGGAACCGTTCACATCGCCGGATCACTTCGCTACGCCGACCTCCGACTGCCATCGCCATCGTGGACGGCATCTCTACTCTCCATCTCCGCGCTTGCTGTCGCTCTCCTCGCGGCGCGCCGCTCCCGCCGATGGGCCGTCGTCTCCCTCGCCGCTCTCATCGCTGCGGCTGTCTTCCTCGTCACCCGTCCGGCCGCGCCTCAAATCTCTCCCGGCCAACTGGAAGTTTCCGCCATCGACGTCGGCCAAGCCGATTCCACGCTCCTTGTCTCACCCGAAGGACGCGCCATGCTCGTCGACGCCGCCGGTCCGCTCGGTTTCAGCCGATCCGAATTCGACTACGGCGAGAACGTCGTTTCCCCTTACCTCTGGGCACGCGGCTTCTCCCGCCTCGACGTCGTCGTCATCTCCCACGGACACTCCGACCATATCGGTGGCATGCTGTCCGTCCTTAACAGCTTCCGTCCGCGCGAACTCTGGGTCAGCCGTCTTCCGCAGACTCCCGCCGCCGAGCGAGTCCTTACCCGTGCGCAGGACCTCGGAATCTCCATTCGCGAATTGCACGCCGGAGACGAACTCAATTGGTCCGGCACACACATTCGCGTCCTCGCTCCCGCAACTTCAGACGAGCCGGGCACGAAGCCGCACAATAACGATTCACTCGCTTTTCGGATTGCTTATCAGGAAACTGCGGTTCTGCTGGAAGGAGATTCTGAAAAACAGGCAGAGCGCCTGATTGCGCTTCAGAAACCGGAAGCCGTTCTACTGAAGGTGGCCCACAACGGTAGCCTCACCTCTACCACGCCCGAGCTGCTCGATGCCGTACAG is a window from the Terriglobales bacterium genome containing:
- a CDS encoding biotin--[acetyl-CoA-carboxylase] ligase: MRFVFPPADNHLISRPPTNRSAVTAERDEPRTDQRLGHIIRVLSTHPTLVISGTRLAEEIGTTRSEVWRLVEQLRSLGVEITGHQATGYQLAKVPDLPLPEVLEPALRNTIFARRVHHYFRIESTNTEAMQAAAAGAPEGSVFLAEEQTAGRGRGGHSWTSPPSTGIYCSVVLRPALSPGDALLLSLISGLAVAEAVRQVSGITPDLRWPNDLMIGDKKFCGILTEMNAEVTRVRHAVVGIGINVNQPEFPPDLAEIATSLLTEGKRECSRVELTAALLQSLDREYKALTSDPATARKQIFERFEHSSSYARGRHVTVDEDGGYEGITAGLDERGFLLVETFKGTKTVLSGTVRPK
- a CDS encoding type III pantothenate kinase, which codes for MLLVLDVGNTNTVLGVFRSKPDGTFGELRAHWRVSTNKTQTVDEYGVLFRNLFAMAGIDLGPLSGIVVSSVVPPLDTTLREVCEKYFSTKALFIEPGVKTGMPVHYDNPLEVGADRVVNSVAAFEKYGGPCVIVDFGTATTFDAVSAKGEYLGGVICPGIGISAEALFERTARLPRVDTRKPARVIGTNTVASMQSGLFYGYLGLVDGILARLLGELGKDTKVVATGGLAPLIGENSEYIKHVDDLLTLEGLKIIYERNAATAKRRGSAK
- a CDS encoding tetratricopeptide repeat protein, which translates into the protein MRAILAFLLLTASCLAQNDPRAIYDEALNKLTGGSPNNRDNIRGLDLMTKSADLGYLPAIIALGTIYDESGSNPSKAAEQYQKAINRGSHFAEYLLGRLYFTGAYGGSRRDGEKWLQAAADEGNPFAAYLLGELMLIREAPADAVRWFRVASEQGLPYAQFRLAKLLLSGRVPINKREAYMWLYVAREAGIDVSADLSWVESDLGSSEAAKAKVEARDLNNKVRRAAQPTRCKGWTGELDGLPAIPPFDIQPYCE
- a CDS encoding glycoside hydrolase family 16 protein, which produces MITHKFFAVIAALMILTGTLAAQAAAPAGWKLVWSDEFKGNRLDSSKWNVLTREQSKHDELQYYVPDEVYVENGSLRLRSRVRDFGGMHYTSGRVDTSRKFAVTYGRFEIRAKLPGGKGLWPAHWLYPQNRDWAMERLMAAAVAAGDERLIPEERPWYTEIDIMEFLGHETNVVYGTLHYYTFKGEKKATSGTWRGNVDYTKDFHVYALEWEPDAIRWYVDDQLIYTTVNGVPHTPHYLILNTAVGGGWPGNPDNTTVFPQFHDVDYVRVYQRARD
- the rlmD gene encoding 23S rRNA (uracil(1939)-C(5))-methyltransferase RlmD, encoding MQLTIEKLVYGGDGLARLEQADGKRKTVFVPLVLPGETVEVTLVEERPGFARAKLESVVEPSPSRTASPCPYFGECGGCHYQHAPYEKQLELKSSVLRETVSRIAKVDLPEITLHASPPLHYRNRTRMRLVATPSGESKFVIGYNRLASHRVLPVRECPISSPLINRALQGIWSIAATHEAPAGLAEIEFFADSTDEKLQLEFLTETSADDSTLRAFAREIADAAPAIAGISRIPRPRREHNDTTSAPELDTDITVRATALAGRPDLTYDIAEYKYRVSAGSFFQTNRHLTSKLIELVTNGANGKRALDLYAGVGLFTLPLAKSFERVTSVESAASSFRDLVANAPANVKPIESTTEAFLQKLSGSKPDFVVADPPRSGLGKRVTAALVKLQPREVACVSCDPSTLARDLPALLAAGYRIREAHLVDLFPQTFHIETVLRLVR
- a CDS encoding ComEC/Rec2 family competence protein, which encodes MLPADHEIRHPRAPMFTFALALGGGILLGNLLWRPPIWLGIFASVCLVSTAILCSKHPRFAWLVAHGAVIALGWIAFVGHASQSAATAADSAINDFLSGQEVTFIGTVQREPGAFASATRNFLQLDLATESLTDATHSRTTHAGIRLNIYSREREDEEAETATASHPRFKYGDRIRVIAKLRPPKNFHNPGALDYESYLRRQGITALGSAKLESIELLGNNSDRIGRWRSYARHSIIARIHQLWPERQAALMDAMLIGERAFIEHDVTADFQRSGTYHVLVVSGMNVGILSLLVFWLLRRLRFGEVIASAATVILAAGYAFLCDGGAPIVRAALMLAIFLIARLMYRDRSPLNALGIAAALVLLFDPAALFDTSFQLTFLCVLVIAGLAVPLFERTSDPWRRGLRHFQSTMFDLSLPPRVVQFRLDLRLLLSRVERFAPEPLMRFLTLRTIGVVLTIWEVFVVSALMQVALVLPMARYFHRATLTALPANILIIPLTGILMPASAAALALSYVSQSLAALPAFIAGLSLHLITGTVHIAGSLRYADLRLPSPSWTASLLSISALAVALLAARRSRRWAVVSLAALIAAAVFLVTRPAAPQISPGQLEVSAIDVGQADSTLLVSPEGRAMLVDAAGPLGFSRSEFDYGENVVSPYLWARGFSRLDVVVISHGHSDHIGGMLSVLNSFRPRELWVSRLPQTPAAERVLTRAQDLGISIRELHAGDELNWSGTHIRVLAPATSDEPGTKPHNNDSLAFRIAYQETAVLLEGDSEKQAERLIALQKPEAVLLKVAHNGSLTSTTPELLDAVQPRYAFISVGARNPFRHPRPEILGRLAQRGIATYRTDTMGALTFLLDGKTVTPPTPR